The following nucleotide sequence is from Natronosalvus caseinilyticus.
CGCGGAGAGGATGTTAATCTGTCGTGCACGCACGAGAGCATTGCTATCGTGTGTCTCAGTAGAACGAGTTGTGTGGTGAGGTCGACGAAGCCGTCTCGAGCCGGTATTAATGCTTTTCTACCACTATCCGCAGAGATTAGTATTGGTCTAATCTCACAATATAACTGGGGCGAACCGGTTTCCTCGTGTCGTCGACTTTGATGATGCGACAGCGACCCAGAACGGAGTTCCTGAGTCGGTCGATCGAGCAATACGTTCCTTCTGAAGCGTATTCCTGGTTGTCGGCTACGACAATTCCCTGCTCTCATTAGAACAGAGCTGGGCGGTCAACGGTCCGTCGACTACGCTCCAAACGAACCTTGTGTCGTCGAGTTTCGCGTTGTATGCTTTCCTATCGAGTGGGGAGGAAGTCGAGAGCGTATCTGGAATTATAGTGTGTATTATATACACTACTAAGGATGACGACGACCAAACCAAACTCAAAGCTGACAATTTTTGACGAAAGCTTCTGATCGTGACGCAGATACTTACACGCTCGTGACTGTGATTCGCGGTTCGGTCGCTCGTCGCGCCTCGAGAACCAGGGGCGAGAACCACTCGACCGAGTTCGTAACGGCCGTGGCTTTCCTGTCCAAACGGCCACTCGATATCAATTGTGGACGAGACGCTATGAGACCGCTAACAGCCCATTTCGTGAGACGAAGCGGAATCGAATCAGCCGAACGCGAAATCGAGAAATCCGTGGACCGATTCGGCGGCCAGCGCCGGTTCGCGGTCCGGATACGTCATCCGCACGAGTTCTCGCTCGCGGGAGAGCCCGAACGTCTCGAGGGAGGTCGTGGTTGGACCTCGTTCCGGTGAATCGACGATCACCGCCTCACCAGCGAGGTCGGCCGAAACGGCCCGGAGCAGGTGATCGATCACGGATGGCTCGATCGCCACGAGCGGCCCGATCTGCCAGTGCGTTCTCCCCGGTCGAACGATTGCGTAGCCCTCGACCCCGGACGACGTTCGCGAGTAGAACCCGCGAACCTCGGACTCGGCGAACAGTTCCTCGAGTAGCGTGCTCCGGTCGACACCGACGTGGCGGCGATCGAACTCGAGGACGGCGTCGACGTCCGGAGGGGTGAGGCGTTCGATGGTCTCCTTACCGTGTCCCGGTTCCTGGTCGTCCGCTACGTCTTCTGGCCGGAGAAGGGTACCCTGCCAGCGGAACACGGGTTCGACGCGCTCGAACCCGTCGTTTCGGTAGATCGGTTCTCCGAGGTGTGTCGCGTCGAGGCCGACGAGGTCGCCCCCGTTCTCGCGTGCGTACTCGAGTCCGTGTTCGAAGATTCGACTACCAAACCCCTGTCCCCTGTGGGCTTCGTCGACGAGCACCATCCCGATCCAGCTGACGTCCGCTCCGTCGCCGTCAGCACCGTAGGTGATCACGGTCGTCGTCGCGACGAGTTCGCCGTCGACGGTGCCGGCGAAACAGCCCGCTGGACAGCAGGTGAGCAGCCGCTCCCAGTCGGCGGGTAGCTGGTTCCAGCCGGCCTGCGTCGAGAGGGCCAGCGCGTCGTCGAGGTCGTCGGCCGTGAGTGGTCGTATCTCGAGCATTCGATGGGAATGGATGTTCCAGAACGAACATAGTTCTGGCGGTTGGGGTGGAGAGACCCTGATTTTGGGCAAGAGGAGAGCCTGTGCCGCCCAATTGCAACGCTCTCGGGGATATCCAGACGACGGGCACGTGCTCCAGTCGCGTCCGACCGTCTCCCGAACGACGTCTCGTCTGTTTCGACCTAGTACGGCCCCGTTTCGACGAATCAGCACGGGGCCCGTCCGAGACGTACGGAGTTCCGTTTCGAGTGTCCCTGATGCCGGCGTGTCCCTTCGCCGACGGCGTTCACGGAGACGGAAACGCGTTCACAGCGAGGTAATGTTGATCTCGATGATGTTGACTGCCCGCCGAATCATCTCCGGTATTTCCGTCTCGAGGCGTTCCTCGTCCATCCGGCGCACCGGACCGATGATGCTGATCGCGCCGTAGATCGTCCCGTCCTGGTCGCGGATCGGCGCGCCGACGCCGACGAGCCCCTGGATCGTCTCGCCGTGGTTGTACGCGATTCCGCTCTCACGAATCGTCTCGAGTTCCGTGCGTAACGCCTCCTCGTCGGTGATCGTGTTCGGGGTGAAGGCGTCGAACTCCATGTCCTGGATGAGCCGGTCGCGCTCGTTCGCTGGCATGAACGCGAGCATCGCCTTCCCGACAGCGGTGTGGTAGAGGGCGTTTCGATACCCGACGTAGATCTCGGTCTGGACGGCATTTGCGCCCTGGGCCGTGTACAGACATATTCCTTCGCCGTCTTCTTCGACGGTGAATAGCGCCATCTCTCCGGACTCTTCGGCGAGTGTGTCGACCTCCGTCGTCGCGATGTCGTAGATGTCGATGCGGTTCTTCGCGTAGTGGGCGAGGTCGATGAACCGCAATCCCAGTTTGTACTCGCCACTCTCGTTGACGACGTACCCACCTTCTTCGAGGGTCGCCAGGTGGCAGTGGGCAGTCCCCTTCGAGACGCCGATCTCCCTGGCGACCTCCGTGACGCGGGCCCCACCGGTGTCCCGGAGCATATCCACGATCTCGAGGGAGCGCTGGACCGCCTGAACCGGATTCTTTGCTTCGGCCATACCTGGCTAATGGGCGCATGTGAAAGATAAATGTTTGGCTCTGCTAAACACACTCAAATGACATCTACTGGAGCGCGTTTGCCCTCGATATGCACTCCATAGATCCAGTATTACGTTATGTCACGGGACGACCATCGGTCCAGTCGGAGTCCGTATCGGCCTCGAATCGGCGGGACGTATTTCGACTGGCGTTTCAGGTACGACGGACTGTCCACGACCGGCTCGAGGAGGGAAAGCTGGTCGCGGATTCGTCCGCTCACCGGCTGGAGAGGTGATGGAGAGATTAGATCGGCTACTGGCCGGTCAGATTCCCAGTCACGAACTTGTCTTCGTCACTCGCGCTCCCGTGGAATGACACGTCGCCACAGACGTTGTTCTGGATCCACAGACCCTCGACCTCCGCCTCCAGTTCGTTGGCGAAGTCGATGTCTGTGTTGGCACCGCCGACGGTGTTACAGGCCGTCACCCACAGGTTGGAGACGGTGCCGTCGGCACCGTGGTGGCCGATGGGAGGCGCGTCTGCCTTCGCGTCGACGTCGACGACGCGGACGTCGGAGACGTCGCCGCTCGTGGCGACGGACCGGCCGCTCCCGTGCAGCGTACCGGTCACCGATACGTTCCGTGAGCGTTCGATCGTCACGTCGCTGGCGGCGGTATCGTTGTTCAGGACGTCGACCTCGAGGGTCACGTTCTCGGCGTCTCCGACGTAGACCACGTCGTCCGTGAAGCTTCCTGAGACATCCCCGGAAACGGAGACGTTCTCCGCTCCGGCGAGATTGAGGGCAACGTCGTCGTTCCCGCCGCGACCGACGATGGAGACAGATTCGAACTTCGAGTTTCGAAGATTGCCGTTTACGACGTTCGCGCCAGTCCCGGCAAACGTCTCGAGTTCGCATCCCTCGAGTGTGAGGTTCGATGCCTGGCCGTACGGGGTATTGACGGCGGCGGGGCGACCGACGACGGTCGTTCCGAACGCCTTCACGTGACTCTGGTTGGGCGACAGCGAGAGTCCGTATCCGGCGTGGTACTTGTCGTGGAGTATCTCCTCGGCGCCTTCGATCCGGCCGCCGTAGACCTCGTAGGCGCCGTAGACCTGCTGCGTGGCGTTCGAGTGAAAGCAGATGCCGTGGAGGTACGCGTTCCTGATCCGCGGGTCGAAGATTCTGACCACGTTCGACCCGGCGTTGATGTCGATCCCGCGCCGGCAGGTGTCGATCGACGGGCGCACGACCGTCGGGTCCGTACTGCCGCGAAATTGGAAGGGTTCCCAGTGGGAAGACGCTCGACCCTCAGGGAGGACCGGTTTCGTCGCCTCGCAGTCGACCATCACCGTTCGGAGCGAGTGGATGTCGACGAACGGGAACCCGACGTAGTTCTCGGCAGTGCAGTTGATGAACTTGCAGTCGCGTGCGTAGGCGCTCATCAGGAAGCCCTCGGTCTCGTCCTCGCCGCCGCCGTCGGTCAGGTGCATGTCGACGAACCGGCCACCGACGACCGAGTCCAGCAGGAACACGCCGGCGTTACCCGCGCCGTGGTCGTAGTTCAGGCCGCGGTCGAGATAGAGCGTCGACCCGTCGATTTCGCGGATGACGGCCCTCGTTGGGCAGGTGCCACGCCCGGCGGTGCCGCCCCAGGAAAGCGTCGGCGAGTTGTTGTACTTCGACTCCGAGATCGTGACGTCGTCGCCGACGCTGAACGGCGAGACGTCCTCGACTTCGATCCGCTGATCGCCTTCGCTGACGTCAGTCGCGTTGACCGTATCGCCGCCGAAGTCGCTGACGGCAGTCCAGTTACCGAACGAGATGAAGTGCGCGTACGCCCCGTACCCGACGCCGGTGACCCGCAGTTTCGATCCCGTGCCGAGAACCGTCACGTAGTCCTCGAAGATCTCGTGTTCGCCGTCGAACCAGTACTCCCCGTCGGTCATCACCAGGGTGTCGCCGTCGCTCAGATCGTCGATCGCCGCGTCGAGTGCGTCGTCCGACGGTTCCTCACCCGTCGGATCTGCACCGTAGTCGTCGATGTCGATCACGTCAACCAGTGTACTGTCGGCGTTCAACACGCCCTCGTCGACGCTGAGGTTCTGCCCGGCAAAATCCGAGATCCGTTCTGACGTCGCCGCCATCTCGAGTCCGCCCAGAGCGAGCAAATCGTGGCCATCGGCGTTTACGTCGCCTTCCCAGCGGGTCCACGGCTGTTTGCTTCGCTCCTGCGCACCGACCTGGCCACTCACCAATCCGAGGCCGGCCAACCCCAGTGCGCTCATCGCCGCTCGTCGACTCAATGTACTGCCAACCGTGCCGTCACGGTCGGATACGTCTGTCTCTCCCCGTTCGCTAGCATCAGTCATGGTAGCCAATGACAACCACCGCACTGTGGTAATTAAATTTAACTTAAATTGATTGACAACAGTCTGTGAACGTTCAATCCAATCCACGCTCAGGAGAACGGTCACATGGCCGATGTTGAGCGCCCAGTTCCTCTCTCGTGACTGACGACGTCAGTCGTCTGATCTCGAGACTCAGCCGCGGGCACGTCGTCTCAATCGAGAGCGCTTGACCACACGCCCCGTTTCCCGACCATGCCGCCCGACCGCCTCGTTGGCCCCAATCACGCACACTTATGTCTCTCCTGGCACTGCTCCCGGTATGGAAATTGAAGTCGTCCGTGCCGACCAGTACGTGCGCAACAACGACACCCGAATGCCGTTTCACTTCGGCAACGTCGTCGCGACCGAGGGAGCCCACCACTTTCTCGATATCGAGATCGCGGTCGACGGCGAGCGGGTGACGGGCGTCTCGATGGTCGGAATCGCCCCAATGTGGTTTCTCAAGGATCCCGACCTCTCGCTGGTCGAACAGAACGAGCGCCTGCTCGAGGTGTTCACCGCTGCCTGTGACCACGCCCGTGACCTCGAGCCCGCACCGACCGTCTTCGACCTCTGGCACGACCTCTACGAGCGCCAGCGTCAGTGGGCCGCCGACACCGAACACCCGCCGCTGCTCTGGGGCTACGGCGTGAGCATGGTCGAGCAGGCACTCGTCGACGCCTTCTGTCGCCATCAGGACATCACCTTCGCGGACGGAATCCGCAACGGCGCCTTCGGGGTCGACCCCGGACGAATCTACCCCGAACTCGAGGGGGAATCGCTCACCACGTACCTGCCCGAGAACCCGACTCGAGAAGCGGCCGTTCGCCACACGGTCGGACTGGCGGATCCGCTCCGGCGGGACGAAATCGATGCGACGAACCGGCTCGAGGACGGACTCCCGCAGGCCCTCGAGGAGTACGTCGAGCGCGACGGAATATCCCACTTCAAGATCAAACTCTCGGCGGACGAAGCGCGCGACGCAGACCGACTCGCCCAAATCGGTGCGGTTCTCGAGGAGGGGGCACACGACACGTATCTCTGCACGCTCGACGCGAACGAGCAGTACGATAGCGTCCGCGTCTTCAAAGAGCAGTGGGAACGCCACGCCGACGATCCGGCCCTCGCCGCCGTCTTCGATCACGTGGCCTACGTCGAACAGCCGCTCCCACGCGAGCAGGCGCTCACCGACGAGACGCGCGAGGTCCTCTCCGAGTGGAGTGACAGTCCGCCGATCATCATCGACGAGTCCGACGATCGGCTGGACAGTGCCGGACGCGCCCTCGAGTGTGGCTACGCCGGCACGAGCCACAAGAACTGCAAGGGCGTCTTCAAGGGCGTCGTCAACGCCTGTCTCATCGAGAAACGCCGCCGCGAGACGGATGGCGACTACGTCATGAGCGGGGAGGACCTCACCACGATCGGTCCGGTCGAATTGCTCCACGACCTGGCGGTGATGGGGACGCTCGGACTGGATCACATCGAACGCAACGGCCACCACTACTATCGCGGCCTGAGCTTTCTCCCCGAGGACCTCCAGGAGACGCTCCTCGAGGCCCACGGCGACCTCTACGAGCGTCACGAGGATGGATTCGCCGCGCTCGACGTCGCGGACGGTCACATGCAATTCGGAAGCGTAATCGACGCGCCGTTCGGCCGGCGTTTCGAACTCGATCCGTCGCGGTTCACGCCGCTCGAGGCGTGGGAAATCGAGTCGATGTACGAGTAGGTACGGGCTCTCGAGTCGGGTCGAACTGGGATTCGAACATCGATGCGGCCAGGAGAAGGAATCGCCTCCCTGTCAGCGGCCCCTCTCAGAATTCGCCGTCCCGGACGTGGAACTTCGTGGGTTTGCCGAGGGTAGGACCGTCCTGTTCGACCCACGAGGCGACGAGTTCGACGACGTCGTCGACCGCCATTCTCGGTTCTTCGAATAGCTCGTGGCTCCGACTCGCGTCGTTGAGTAACGCCGTCTCCTTCTCCTCGCCCTGGAACGTCACGTCGCAGCCGAATTCGTCGGCGAACTGTTGGGCGAGGTCGCGCACCGAGAGGACGTTCGGCCCGGTGACGTTCAGAATGTCGGCCGGTGAATCCGCCAGGTCCAGCGAACGGAAGCAGACGGAGTTGGCGTCACCCTGCCAGATTACGTTGACGTGGCCCATCTCGAGCGGAACCGGATCTTCGGCGTACACTCGCTTCGCGAGGTCGAGCAACACGCCGTAGCGCAACTCGACGGCGTAATTGAGCCGGAGGAGACACGTGGGCGTCCCATTTTCCTTCGAGAAGTGCTGGAAGACGCGTTCGCGTCCCAGACACGACTGGGCGTACTCGCCCACCGGCCCCGTCACGTCCGTCTCGACCGAGCCGCCGGAGTCGACCGGTACCGGCGGGTAGACGTTGCCCGTCGAGAGCGCGGTGATCCGCGAATCCGCGAACCGGCTCGCGACGCGGCCGGGGAGGTAGGCGTTGATCGCCCAGGTTTTGGGCTCCTGGCCGGTCGTACCGAACTTCATGCCCACCAGATAGATGACGTTCTCGCAGTTCGGCAGCGACTCGAGCGCGCCCTCCTCGAGGAGGTCCGCCCGGATCGTCTCGGCGCCCCACGACTGGAGTCTCTCCTCGAGGGAGCCGTCGGAATACCGCGAGACGGCGTACACGGTCGTGTCGGCGTCAGCTTCCTCGTTCGCACGCAGGATCCGCCTGATGAGCGTCGGCCCCATCTTTCCGCCCGCACCGAGAACCATGATATCGCCCTCGAGTTGTCGGGCGAATTCGACGTCCTCGGGGTAGGGTTCAGAGAGGAGGTCTTCTAGCTGTGCTTCGGTCGAGACTGCAGCGGGGCGTGTATTTCCTTCGCTCATAGCTGGGTATCGTGGGTTACCTTCGAATGGAAACGACAATTCGATATAAAGGTACCGACGGCCTGTCTGATCGATGTGCGTCGGCAAATTCGATCGGATCCGCCACCGATCAGTCGTCAGCCTGGGAAACCGTTTCTAACAACTCTTCGTAGTTCTCCGCGACCTTGCGGTAGGCGTCCGCGTGTTGCTCGATTACTGCCGGTCGGTTCTGTTTGAACCACGGCACGGCGAAACAGCGCTCCTGAATTCCCTCGGCGACGGGGAGGTCGCCTTCTTCTTCGCGGACGTCGCGGTGGGCGTGTGCGAGGCGAGTCGGTTTCCCGTGTCCGTAGACGTCGGCCTCGTTGAGGAGGGGATGCGTGTGAAGCGCGAAATTACACCCACCGCGGCAGACGGATCCCTCGGCTGCGACCGCGTCGGCGAAGTCGGCGACCGGTAACCCGCCCAGTTCCTCGGGATCGTACAGTCCCTTCGGTGCGTACCAACCGCCGGCGTTGCTCCCCTCGTCGTCGGGTCGGTGGGCGCGGATACCTGGGACGTCCTCCAGCAGGTCCCAGAAGTAGTTCATCGCGTCCTGGATCTCCCCCATGCGTTCGTCGTAGTGTTCCAGCTGGACGCGTCCGACGGCCGCGCTGATCTGGTGCATCCGGTGTTTGTGACCGCCGAACGGGAGGCCGGAGAATCGAACCAGGTCCTCTCGCTCGAGAGTGTCGGAGTGTCGCGAGTAGTGGCTGAACGCGACCGCCCGTTCGTAGATCTCTCGGTCGTCGGTGACGAGCATTCCGGCTTCGCCCACGGCGAAGGACTTCCGACTCATCAGCGACATGGCGCCGACGTCGCCGATGCTCCCCAGCCTGCGGCCCCTGTACTCCCCGCCGTGAGCGTGGGAGACGTCCTCGATGACCGCGACGTCGTGTTCGCGGGCGATCTCCACGATCGGATCCATGTCGGCTGGATGCCCGTAGTTGTGGACGACGACGATGGCTTTCGTGTGTTCGCTGATGCGCTCTTCGACGCTTTCGGGGTCGATACACAGGGTATCGGGCTCGATATCCGCGAACACCGGTGTCGCGCCCAGCGCCATACACGGCAATATGGCCGCCCAGTAGGTGACGCTGGGGCCGATGACTTCGTCGCCGACGCCGACACCGACGCCGTACATCGCCCCCAGAAGCGACGCCGTTCCGGAACTGTGGCCGAGGCCGAACTCCTGGCCCTGCCAGTCCGCGAACTCCGCTTCGAACTGTTTCGTAACCTCGGTACCGGACATCGCTCCTCGCCGGAGGACGTCGAGGGCGGCTGCTTCGTCTTCGTCCGTAATGATCGGCCACGAGAACACGTCGTCGTCGTTGACGGTGACCGCTTCGGGACCGCCGTTTATCGCGAGGACACCACTCATCGGTTCGTCGTCCTCCGCTCAGTTGGATACGTCATGTGGGTACACGTGACTAGTGATTTTGATCACAATATAGATGACGGTCGCTGCACTCGACACCAGCAGTCGCGTTTCGGGGCACCAGCGATCGCTACCACTCGAGCAGCGGTTTCGTGAGTCCGGGTCCGGTTCGAACGCTTCGAGCGAACGAACGGCTCTCAGTTACCAGTGTCTCTCAGTGACCGGCGTTTTCGACCTCGACCCACTCGCCGTTCTCCGCGGATTCGTAGGCGGCGTCGAGAACCCGGAGGACCGCGGCGGCGTCCTGGAGCGTGACCGGCGGGTCGCGCTTGCCGTCGCAGGCCTCGAAGAACGCCTCGACGAACTCCTTGCCCCACGACCCACCGTAGCCCGGTGCCGGGTCGTACTCGTGGGTGATCGTCCGGTGAGGCGTACACGCCCACTCGCCGCTCGCGTCGTCGAGTTCGAGCGTCGTCTCCTCGTCGAACCCGAACTCCCGCCCCATCGGATCCCAGCTGCTCCGACCGTGAGTCCCGTAGAGGTCGATTTTCGTGTCGTAGAGGTCCTCGCCGAGGTAGTAACCGCAGTGGAGCGTCCCGAGCACGCCGTCGGCCGTCTCGAGTTGCAACGTCGCCGCGTCCTCGACCTCGACCGCCGCGGATCCGTCGACCATGCACGCGTTGACGCGGGCGATCGGTTCCTCCAGGAGCACGGTGAGTAACTGAAGCCAGTGGATGCCGAGCCACTGGAGGATGCCACCGCGACTCGCGTCCTCGTCGAAGATGAAGTGGTCGGTGTCCCGGAACGACAGCTGGGAGGCGACGTATCGAACGTCGAACGCTCGCATGTCGCCGAAGAATCCCTCCTCGACGAGGGCCACGAGTTCCGTCGTGATCGGGTGTGATTGCCAGGGATAGGAGACACAGACGGTCTCGTCGGCTACATCGACGCGCGAGAGTAGCGGCTCGAGTTCGTGGGCGGTTCGGGCTGCCGGCTTTTCCGTGAAGACGTCGACACCCGCGTCGAGGGCCTGTTCGATCGCTCCGGGAGTGTCCCTGTTCGGGAGCGTCAGGAAGATCGCGTCCGGCGATTCCGAACTCAGTAACTGCTCGAGATCGTCGTATACGGGAACGTCGTCGAGGGGGGCAATGGTGGACGCGTCGAAGTCCGGATCCGGTTCACAGGCGCACGTAACGCTCGCGGGGAGCGTCTCGAGCGTCTCGAGGTACGGTTCCGCGTGATGGTGGTCGAGGCCGGCGTAGCCGATCGTTCGATCGGTCACCGGCGTCCCTCCGGTAGGATTGGAGTGTCGGGCGTCTCGAGCGTCCCGAACGTAACCGTCCTCGAGACGAGCGCAGAGGGCGCTGTGACTGGATCGGCCTGCTCGTCACGGTCCGTACCATCGAAGTCGTGTTCGGGCGCGCAGTATTCGTTCATGAAGACGTCGAACGTCACGGCGAATCTGCTCCTGATTGAGATGGGCGACTGGGCTGCATTGTTCTCCGCCTTCCGCTATGGACCTCAGTATAATGTAATTTGTGGGTGCGTAAATTCCACATCGAGATCGGCCATCGCCGGAGGGGGCTATTCGAAAATCGTCGTTGGCTCTCGTCTCGATTCGCCGATGCGATAACGAGCCTGTTTCTATGGAGTCGACGATGCGATAACCGGCGTATTTCTACATAATCGGCGACAGAAGACGTGTTCTCTGTCGAGACCGCGACCTCAACGGAGACTCGCCAGTTTCTCCCCGAGGACGCTCCGCGCCGAACTGAGCTCGCCGCCGACGAGGAGCACCTGATAGCCGCGGTCGACCGCCGCTTGTGCGGACGAGACGGACGTCGCAACTCCGCCAACCGGCATCCCCGCGTCCGCCGCGGTCTCGACCACGTAATCGACCCGCTCGTCGAGTTCGGGCGGCGGATCGAGCCACGACCCGCCGAGGGAGACCGAGAGGTCCGCGGGACCGACGAAGACGAAGTCGAGTTCCGGAACGGCAAGGATCGACTCGAGGTTCTCGATCGCCGTCTCGTTTTCGATCATGACGCCGATCGCCACGGAGTCGTCCTCGAGTTCGACCTGATTCGGTTCGGAGTTCCCCCAGGTACTGTTTCGACTGTTGCCGACGCCGCGGTCGCCGACGCCGCCCTCGTACCGATACCGGGTTGCCTCGACTGCTGTCCGTACCTCTGCCGCGGTCTCGACGCGCGGGATCAGAATCGACCTGACGCCAGCGTCGAGGACCTTCCGGATCAACGGCGGCTCGCCGGTCGGCAGTCTGACGAGCAGTTCGATCCCCGCGAGCTCAGCCGCACGGGTGAGGTTCTCGAGAACGGTGCTATCGTACGGGCTCGGACCCGCGTGCTCGAAGTCGAGCCACACGAAGTCGAGGCCGACGTCGCCGTAGACTTCGACGACCGACGGCGAGAACGTCGCAGTTTCCGCGCCGAGAACGACGCCCCCTGATTCGATTTCCTGGCGTATGCTGTTCGTATGATCCATCCACCCGTTACGAGACGAACCACCGTAGTAAGTGTTTCTTCGGCCGTCGCCACGCCCACGAACGCAAGCGCTTATCGTACCGGGATTCGTGGCTCGAGGTATCGATGACAGCTGATCTCTGTAGTCGCTCGGCGACCGACCTCGCGGATTCGATTCGACGAGGCGACCTGTCGCCAATCGACGTCGTCGAGGCCCACCTCGAGCGAATCGACGAACGAAACGACACGATCAACGCGTTCCTCACCGTCTGTGACGACCGTGCCCGGGAGCAGGCGCGAGCCGCCCAGCGATCGATCGACGATGGGGACCCGCTCGGTCCACTCCACGGCGTCCCCGTCGCGATCAAGGACCTCTACGACGTCGCCGGCGTTCGGACGACGTACGGGTCGCGCGTGTTCGAAGACAACGTTCCGAGCGAAGACTCGATCGTCGCCGAACGGTTGCAGGCCGCCGGTGCGATCGTGATCGGCAAGACCAATACGCCCGAATTCGGGCGCAGCGGAACGACGGACAACCGGCTTCGCGGTCCGACGCCCACGCCGTTCGACCTCGAGCGGACCGCCGGCGGCTCCTCGGGCGGGAGCGCCGCGGCGGTCGCCGACGGACTGGTCCCGCTGGCCCACGGAACTGACGCAGGCGGTTCGGTTCGCATTCCAGCCTCGTTCTGTGGCGTCTTCGGGTTGAAACCGTCCTACGGCCGCGTTCCGATCGCGAGTCGGCCGGACGCCTTCTCCCATCACTCGCCCACGTGTTGTGCCGGACCGATCACTCGGACCGCTGAGGACGCTGCCCTGATGCTGTCCGTACTGGCCGGGCCGCATCCGCGGGATCCGTTCAGCCTCCCCGACGACGGAACGGCGTACGTCGACGCGGTAACCGACCCGGTGACCGAGGCGATCGGCGACCTCCGGATCGGATACAGTCCCGACCTCGGTGTCTTTCCAGTCGCGAACGAGGTGCGCGCCGTCGTCGACGACGCCGTCGACGCGCTCGAAGCGGCCACCGACGTCACGACCGAGCGGGTCGACGTCGACTACGGACGCTCTCACGAGGAGATTCTGGAGACGATGTACACCGGGTGGTCGGCCGTTGGCCACGCGCTTCACAATATCCACGTAAAGCGCGAACACGGGATCGATCTCTACGAGGACCATCGGGACGCACTGTCCCAGTACAGTATCGACACGATCGAACGTGGGCGGGAGTATCCGGCGATCGACTACAAACTCGTCGACGTTGCCCGGACGGACGTCCTCGATGGGCTCCAGGACGTCTTCGCGGAGTACGACCTGTTGCTCTCGCCGACGGTCGGCGTCCCGGCGTTCGACAAGACGACCGATGGCCCCCGCTCTATCGACGGCGAACCGATCCCCTCAGGCGGGTGGCACCTGACGCTGCCCTTCAACTTCACCGGTCACCCGGCGGCGTCGGTTCCGGCCGGCCTCACCGACGGGGGGCTCCCGGTCGGCCTCCAGATTGCCGGCCGACGCTTTCGCGACGATACCGTCCTCGCGGCGAGCGCCGCGTTCGAACGGATCGACGATCGACGGGTACGGGTTCCGTTGCCAACGATTTGATCGGGCACGGTCGTTGATGGGGCGTGAGTCACCGTCGAGCAGGAGGGAAGGAGGCGACCGCCGGGCGGAAACGGAGACGAATCGAACCTGCGAGCCGCGAC
It contains:
- a CDS encoding GNAT family N-acetyltransferase, giving the protein MLEIRPLTADDLDDALALSTQAGWNQLPADWERLLTCCPAGCFAGTVDGELVATTTVITYGADGDGADVSWIGMVLVDEAHRGQGFGSRIFEHGLEYARENGGDLVGLDATHLGEPIYRNDGFERVEPVFRWQGTLLRPEDVADDQEPGHGKETIERLTPPDVDAVLEFDRRHVGVDRSTLLEELFAESEVRGFYSRTSSGVEGYAIVRPGRTHWQIGPLVAIEPSVIDHLLRAVSADLAGEAVIVDSPERGPTTTSLETFGLSRERELVRMTYPDREPALAAESVHGFLDFAFG
- a CDS encoding DegT/DnrJ/EryC1/StrS family aminotransferase, which translates into the protein MSGVLAINGGPEAVTVNDDDVFSWPIITDEDEAAALDVLRRGAMSGTEVTKQFEAEFADWQGQEFGLGHSSGTASLLGAMYGVGVGVGDEVIGPSVTYWAAILPCMALGATPVFADIEPDTLCIDPESVEERISEHTKAIVVVHNYGHPADMDPIVEIAREHDVAVIEDVSHAHGGEYRGRRLGSIGDVGAMSLMSRKSFAVGEAGMLVTDDREIYERAVAFSHYSRHSDTLEREDLVRFSGLPFGGHKHRMHQISAAVGRVQLEHYDERMGEIQDAMNYFWDLLEDVPGIRAHRPDDEGSNAGGWYAPKGLYDPEELGGLPVADFADAVAAEGSVCRGGCNFALHTHPLLNEADVYGHGKPTRLAHAHRDVREEEGDLPVAEGIQERCFAVPWFKQNRPAVIEQHADAYRKVAENYEELLETVSQADD
- a CDS encoding NAD-dependent epimerase/dehydratase family protein encodes the protein MSEGNTRPAAVSTEAQLEDLLSEPYPEDVEFARQLEGDIMVLGAGGKMGPTLIRRILRANEEADADTTVYAVSRYSDGSLEERLQSWGAETIRADLLEEGALESLPNCENVIYLVGMKFGTTGQEPKTWAINAYLPGRVASRFADSRITALSTGNVYPPVPVDSGGSVETDVTGPVGEYAQSCLGRERVFQHFSKENGTPTCLLRLNYAVELRYGVLLDLAKRVYAEDPVPLEMGHVNVIWQGDANSVCFRSLDLADSPADILNVTGPNVLSVRDLAQQFADEFGCDVTFQGEEKETALLNDASRSHELFEEPRMAVDDVVELVASWVEQDGPTLGKPTKFHVRDGEF
- a CDS encoding IclR family transcriptional regulator, with the translated sequence MAEAKNPVQAVQRSLEIVDMLRDTGGARVTEVAREIGVSKGTAHCHLATLEEGGYVVNESGEYKLGLRFIDLAHYAKNRIDIYDIATTEVDTLAEESGEMALFTVEEDGEGICLYTAQGANAVQTEIYVGYRNALYHTAVGKAMLAFMPANERDRLIQDMEFDAFTPNTITDEEALRTELETIRESGIAYNHGETIQGLVGVGAPIRDQDGTIYGAISIIGPVRRMDEERLETEIPEMIRRAVNIIEINITSL
- a CDS encoding Gfo/Idh/MocA family protein, which gives rise to MTDRTIGYAGLDHHHAEPYLETLETLPASVTCACEPDPDFDASTIAPLDDVPVYDDLEQLLSSESPDAIFLTLPNRDTPGAIEQALDAGVDVFTEKPAARTAHELEPLLSRVDVADETVCVSYPWQSHPITTELVALVEEGFFGDMRAFDVRYVASQLSFRDTDHFIFDEDASRGGILQWLGIHWLQLLTVLLEEPIARVNACMVDGSAAVEVEDAATLQLETADGVLGTLHCGYYLGEDLYDTKIDLYGTHGRSSWDPMGREFGFDEETTLELDDASGEWACTPHRTITHEYDPAPGYGGSWGKEFVEAFFEACDGKRDPPVTLQDAAAVLRVLDAAYESAENGEWVEVENAGH
- a CDS encoding HpcH/HpaI aldolase family protein, whose translation is MDHTNSIRQEIESGGVVLGAETATFSPSVVEVYGDVGLDFVWLDFEHAGPSPYDSTVLENLTRAAELAGIELLVRLPTGEPPLIRKVLDAGVRSILIPRVETAAEVRTAVEATRYRYEGGVGDRGVGNSRNSTWGNSEPNQVELEDDSVAIGVMIENETAIENLESILAVPELDFVFVGPADLSVSLGGSWLDPPPELDERVDYVVETAADAGMPVGGVATSVSSAQAAVDRGYQVLLVGGELSSARSVLGEKLASLR